TCCAAATTCCCCAAGAAAAAGTGTGGTTCTGTTAATATAGAAATTGCATTTGCACCAAAATCATTGTACTCTTTTGCTATTTGAAGATGATCAAAGTCTTCTTTTATAACCCCTTTACTAGGACTTGCTTTTTTTACTTCAGCAATTATTCGAATAGGTTCATCGATTGAAGATTTTAAAAATTTCTTTACATCTTTTGTGGGGAAATTACCATCTGCTATTATATTTTCAAGCTCATCTAAAGATATTTTCTCTTCTCTTTTTTTTACATCTTCTAAAGTTTTATTATTTATTTTTTCTAATATCATTCTCTTTACACTCCTTAATTTTTTCCCAATGCATCTTTATCTCTTCATCATTTAAACCTATTTCATCTACAATCAATTTCATATTTTTATATGCATCTTTACAATTTTTACTCTTATAATCGCCCCATGCTAGAGTATCTATAAAAGCAATATTTGTAGGATCTTGCTCCAATGCTTTTTTTACCAAAACCAAACCTTTTGGTATATCAATATCATAATCAATTAATAAATATGCCAAATAATTTTGATAAATAGGATTTGAAGATGTTTTTAAAGAGATATTAAATTTTTCAATAACACTTGCTAAAACACTATTTTTATCTTCTGCTAATTCAAACTCAATAATAGCTTGCTGTGCTAAATAATCAGGATTTGAACTATTTGTATATAATTTTTTGAGTAAATTATATGCTTTTTCTGGCTGTTTTGTTCGTTTATAAAGCTCTAAAAGAAAATCATCTTCAAGATTATTTCCTTCTAAAAATATTATAATATCATTTGCTTCAAAATTTTGAAACATTAAATTTGCTGTTTTATTTAATTGTAAAGCATCTTCACTATTTTTATAGTATAAAAACATCTCTTTTAACAAAGATTGTATATTTTGCTTATCATTTAATTGATTATAAAAAGTCAAAAGTTGAAGTGCAATATTAAAATCATATTGGCTTTTTGGTAGATAATCTTTAAGATTTTCTACTGCATCTTTTTGTCGATTTAATTGAAAAAACTCTAAACTTGCTTTTGTCTGTACAAGTGAGCTTGAAATGCCATATTTTAGAGCTTTATTAAAACTATCATAAGCTTTTTGAAACTCCTCTTTTGATATATATATTGTTCCTAAAAGTTCATAGTTGATACTATTTTTATATAAATCTGTTAGAGTAATAGCATGTTTTAAAGCCAAATCAAACTCTTGAAGCTTTAAAAGAGCAAAACTATACAATCTTAAAAGTATCTCTTCTTCTTTAATATTTGGTATAAAATATTTTGAAATTTGTTCTTTTATCCCTTGATAATCTTGAAGTTGTGTAGCAATTGTTGCATAAGCAACCAAATATTCATATTTACTTGTATTTAAAAATAGTTTCAAGTATATCTCTTTTGCACTATCGTACATTCTTGAATTTTCCATCTCTAAAGCGTAAATTATGTAGTAATCTTCTAGTTGAAAACTTTTCTCTTCTACTTTTAAATACTTTCTATTCTCTTTTTCATTTTTAAACTCTGCATCTTTAATAGTGCAAGAGACAAAAAAACTTAGAACTACTGTTATTATTAAATATTTTTTATAGCTGGGCACTCTTTATATACCTCTTTTTCATTATTTTTAAAATATTCCCAAAATGGAAAAGTCCTACACTGCGTTGGTCTATAATCATAAATAGAGCATTTTCTTTTTTCTAAATCAAAAAAACAGCAAGCAAAACTATTATCTGCTAATTCTACCTCTTTTATGCTATATTTATACCCTACTTTAAAAAGATATTTTTCTCTAAAACTATCTAAAGTAAGTCCTAAATATTTTGATAAAGCTTCAATTTCAACAATATTTATCCAAATATATCCACTTTCACCTATGCAACAATTTCCAGCACAACTTTCACAAGCAGTAGGATTAAAAGAGAAATTGTATCCATTTTTTTTGATTAAATTACTCACAAAAAACCTTTATACTATGTGTTTGAGCCTCTTTATATATATTTTGTACAGTTTTCGTAAACTCATTGTTTTCATCAAAAACAATCAAAGGATTTAAAATTTTCACCAAAGATTTAGAATTTTTCTTAGCATAAATCATCACCAAAGTTGCATCTTTTGAATCATTTGGATGTACAAATTGTAAAGCTTCAAGGTTAAATTTAAACTCTTTTAAATATAAAATAATATCCGCTAACTGCTTACAATCATAACAGAAAAAAAATTTTCCATCATTTTTCAAAACTTGTGAAGATTTTTTTATAAAATCTCTTAAAGGCATATAATCATTGTATCTTGCAATTTTAATATTCTCTTTTTCACTTTTTATTACATCACTATGATAAAATGGTGGATTTGATATACAAATATCAAATTTTTTATCAAAATCAAGCTCCAAAAATGAGCCTTTGTGCATTGTTGAAGATATTTTATTTATTTTTGCATTTTTTATTGAAAAAAATTGAAAAATATCTTGAATTTCAACTTGATTTAGATTTGTTTTTCTGTATTTATTAGAAAATAAAAGACCTAAAATACCACTTCCACTTCCAATATCGAGAACTTCTCCACTTATATTTTTATATTTTTCTAAAGATTTACAAATAAAACTATGTAAAAAATGTGTATCACTATTGTAACAATAACCATTTTGAGGTTGATATAATACCAAAAAGCTTCCTTTTTTAAAATCTTTGGATTATATCTAAATTATTTATAGTTTTCTTTTAATAAAATAAGCTAAATTATAGTAATATTGTTCCCAAAATTATAAAATTTATAAATTTTTATTATATTTTAGTAAAGGAAAATTATGTCAAATGTTGAAGCTCCTTTAAATACACCTGTATGGGTAAATGAGAGTAGATGTAAAGCCTGTGATAGATGTGTATCTGTATGTCCAGCTGGAGTTCTTGGGATGAGACAAGATATTCACTCAACTTTAGGTTCTATGGCAACTGTTATTCATCCTGAAGCTTGTATTGGATGCAATGATTGTGAATTATCTTGCCCTGATTTTGCTATTTTTGTCGCTGATAAAAAAGAGTATAAATTTTCAAAATTAAGTGATGAAGCAAAGCAAAGACAAGAGAGAATTATAAAAAATAATTATAAAATATTAGATGAAGATAAAAAGGTTTGATTATGTCAAGAGAATTAATATCAACAGGAAATGAATTAGCAGCATTAGCAGCTATTGATTCAAAATGTGAGTTTTTTGGTGGCTATCCAATAACACCATCTAGTGAAATCATGCATGTATTATCATCAAAACTACCTGCAATTGGTGGAGTTTGTATGCAAATGGAAGATGAGATTTCTGGTATTTGTGCAAGTCTTGGTGCAGCTATGAGTGGAAAAAGAGCTATGACAGCATCAAGTGGACCTGGAATTTCACTAAAATCTGAGAATTTAGGATTAGGTTATATTTCAGAAGTTCCTCTTGTAGTTGTAAACGTAATGAGAGGAGGACCTTCAACTGGACTTCCTACAAGAGTTGCTCAAGGTGATATTTTACAAGCAAAAAATCCAACTCATGGTGATGTAAAATCTATTACTTTAATGCCTGGAAATTTAACTGAGTGCTATACAGAAGTAGTACGTGCTTTTAATCTAGCAGATAGATTTATGCAACCTGTTTTTGTGCTTTTAGATGAAACTATTGGGCATATGGCTGGAAAAGTTGTACTTCCACCTTTAAGTGAAATAGAAAAAAATAGAGTTTTTAGAAAAAGATTTGATGGAGATAAAAAAGAGTATCTTCCTTATGGTGCAAAAGATGATGAACCAGCTGTTTTAAACACAATGTTTGAAGGTTATAGATACCATTTTACAGGACTTCATCATGGACCAACAGGTCATCCAACTGAAGATGCTGTTGTTTGTAGTGCTTTGATGAG
Above is a genomic segment from Aliarcobacter cryaerophilus containing:
- a CDS encoding YkgJ family cysteine cluster protein, translated to MSNLIKKNGYNFSFNPTACESCAGNCCIGESGYIWINIVEIEALSKYLGLTLDSFREKYLFKVGYKYSIKEVELADNSFACCFFDLEKRKCSIYDYRPTQCRTFPFWEYFKNNEKEVYKECPAIKNI
- a CDS encoding tRNA1(Val) (adenine(37)-N6)-methyltransferase, with product MVLYQPQNGYCYNSDTHFLHSFICKSLEKYKNISGEVLDIGSGSGILGLLFSNKYRKTNLNQVEIQDIFQFFSIKNAKINKISSTMHKGSFLELDFDKKFDICISNPPFYHSDVIKSEKENIKIARYNDYMPLRDFIKKSSQVLKNDGKFFFCYDCKQLADIILYLKEFKFNLEALQFVHPNDSKDATLVMIYAKKNSKSLVKILNPLIVFDENNEFTKTVQNIYKEAQTHSIKVFCE
- a CDS encoding 4Fe-4S binding protein, which codes for MSNVEAPLNTPVWVNESRCKACDRCVSVCPAGVLGMRQDIHSTLGSMATVIHPEACIGCNDCELSCPDFAIFVADKKEYKFSKLSDEAKQRQERIIKNNYKILDEDKKV
- a CDS encoding 2-oxoglutarate synthase subunit alpha, translated to MSRELISTGNELAALAAIDSKCEFFGGYPITPSSEIMHVLSSKLPAIGGVCMQMEDEISGICASLGAAMSGKRAMTASSGPGISLKSENLGLGYISEVPLVVVNVMRGGPSTGLPTRVAQGDILQAKNPTHGDVKSITLMPGNLTECYTEVVRAFNLADRFMQPVFVLLDETIGHMAGKVVLPPLSEIEKNRVFRKRFDGDKKEYLPYGAKDDEPAVLNTMFEGYRYHFTGLHHGPTGHPTEDAVVCSALMSRLFKKVENHTDELELNEEYMIEDADILIIAYGSVSLGAKEAVNRLRKEGIKAGMFSPKTIWPSPEKRLNELVNRFEKVLVAELNMGQYTQEIQRVSGRKEFDTLLKANGRPLSPLEIIEKVKGM